From one Rosa rugosa chromosome 4, drRosRugo1.1, whole genome shotgun sequence genomic stretch:
- the LOC133743848 gene encoding uncharacterized protein LOC133743848, translating to MVEWRPIILTEPEANDVLRQVQSKGVTIALDGLSRAKAVEAIDSFLKQYKECFWTIVISEITFAIREELLKSRNVIDVKLVREVVEYLSNRRRGVEKKKKDEGSADEEGSSSEEGSGSGSGEGEESEDEEDSDQDLKKEEESDEEIDDLKDDPITRQECIEDLLALSREKGLSVKEGEEDEILDMMIPYLRGCLMYTKGIMFFLKRVREHIDRCSTLNDLETVKAALESSIFREEYEDWKKDKREGDMADAEDQVNQLLKKNMGPTEEEGIAAPVNQIEEEKRVCRDITEVEEKETLTPLNLPEQAKESMGNAYSCIKESLERGGANKRKLAQI from the exons ATGGTGGAGTGGAGACCGATAATCTTGACGGAGCCGGAGGCCAATGACGTGTTAAGGCAAGTCCAATCCAAAGGGGTGACGATCGCTCTAGATGGATTATCTCGCGCAAAAGCCGTCGAGGCTATCGATTCGTTCCTCAAACAATACAAGGAATGCTTTTGGACAATAGTGATCAGCGAGATTACCTTTGCGATCAGAGAAGAGCTCCTAAAATCTAGGAATGTGATCGACGTAAAGTTGGTTAGAGAAGTTGTCGAGTATCTTTCAAACCGCCGCCGCGgcgtggagaagaagaagaaggacgaAGGTTCGGCGGATGAGGAGGGTTCGAGCTCGGAGGAGGGCTCGGGCTCGGGCTCGGGGGAGGGGGAGGAgtctgaagatgaagaagattcGGATCAGGATTTGAAAAAGGAAGAGGAATCGGATGAGGAGATAGATGATTTAAAAGATGATCCAATAACGAGACAAGAATGCATCGAGGATTTGTTGGCACTGTCCAGGGAGAAGGGATTGAGTGTGAAAGAAGGCGAGGAGGATGAGATCCTGGATATGATGATTCCCTACCTCCGCGGATGCCTTATGTATACCAAGGGCATCATGTTTTTCCTGAAAAGGGTGAGAGAGCATATCGATAGGTGTAGCACCCTCAACGATTTGGAGACGGTGAAGGCCGCCCTCGAGAGTAGCATTTTTCGTGAAGAATATGAGGACTGGAAAAAGGACAAGAGG GAGGGGGATATGGCTGATGCTGAGGACCAAGTTAATCAACTG TTAAAAAAGAATATGGGACCAACTGAAGAAGAAGGGATTGCTGCCCCCGTGAACcagatagaagaagaaaaaag GGTATGTAGAGATATAACGGAAGTTGAAGAAAAGGAGACTTTGACCCCCTTGAACCTGCCAGAACAAGCAAAAGAAAGTATGGGCAATGCTTATTCCTGCATCAAAGAAAGTTTGGAAAGGGGTGGAGCTAATAAGAGAAAGCTTGCTCAGATCTAA
- the LOC133743851 gene encoding uncharacterized protein LOC133743851, with amino-acid sequence MMIPHLRGCLMYSRGIKIFLKRVREHMDRCSTLNDLETVKAALENSIFREEYEDWKKDKREGDMADAEDQVNQLLKKNMVPTEEGIAAPVNQIEEEEKRVCRDITEIEEMETLTPLNLPEQAKESMGNAYSCIKESLERGGANKRKRAQI; translated from the exons ATGATGATTCCCCACCTCCGCGGATGCCTTATGTATTCCCGGGGCATCAAGATTTTCCTGAAAAGGGTGAGAGAGCATATGGATAGGTGTAGCACCCTCAACGATTTGGAGACTGTGAAGGCCGCCCTCGAGAATAGCATTTTTCGTGAAGAATATGAGGACTGGAAAAAGGACAAGAGG GAGGGGGATATGGCTGATGCTGAGGACCAAGTTAATCAACTG TTAAAGAAGAATATGGTACCAACTGAAGAAGGGATTGCTGCCCCCGTGAAccagatagaagaagaagaaaaaag AGTATGTAGAGATATAACAGAAATTGAAGAAATGGAGACTTTGACCCCCTTGAACCTGCCAGAACAAGCAAAAGAAAGTATGGGCAATGCTTATTCCTGCATCAAAGAAAGTTTGGAAAGGGGTGGAGCTAATAAGAGAAAGCGTGCTCAGATCTAA